GAAAATTGACAAATCTAGAACTGGTTCAAGAGAAAGCCTTTCACATATCTGTGTTTTtggagtaaaacaaacaaacatgcaactCTCTGTAGtgactgtagtgtgtgtgtgagagcgcaATAAGCATGTTCTTCATATAGACTCCGTAGTCTATATACTCCATAGTGTTCCATTCCCTCATGTGCAGACATGGCTGTCATCATCCTGAAAGATAATCCATGAAGGACCGTGTCTCATAAACATGTTTGCCAACTAATTTCATTACAGGAATtcgaaaaaaaaccccacaatcAATATGTTGTCTTGACGATGCTCGGACTCAAACTCCTGTGGTGGAAAATTGTGTGACCTCAGTCTGGAGGTCGTCCTGAACTGTCCCGCCCCCGAACTGACCCATGTCTAGTCAGGCGGGCGGTCCCTCTGTCCCCACAGGCGCACAAACGGACGCAGGCTCCCGCGTGCTGTTGCGTGCTCGTGAGAAGCTGTTCTGCTCCAGGCGGGATCGATAGGGCAGGCAAAAATCCCTGAAGCACCTCTTGAAGTTCTCGTCTAAGAAGGCGTACAGCACCGGGTTGAGACTGCTGTTGGTGTAGCCCAGAGCGATGCACAGATGCCAGGTGGCCATGACTAGGAGATCCTTGTGGTCAATATCCACCATGGTCTTGACAATGATGAAGATGTGGATGGGAGTCCAGCAAACGATGAAGGCGGCCACGACCACCAGGACCATGCGGGTGATCCGCCGCATGTTCCTGTCTTTCTCTTTGGAGCCTGAAAGCAGGCGGACACTCTTCAGTCGTAGGATCATTAGACCGTAGCATATGGTGATGACCAGGACAGGCACAACAAAGGCCACGATGAACACACAGATTTTCATCAGTGTGTCCCAGTACCACTCTGGTTTGGGAAATGTGAGTGTGCAGGCTGTAGTTCCTAGGGATTTAAACAATTAGAAGTTTAGTAGAGGGCCATGTGGAGAAGCTAATTCAAGTTAATAACCCAGCTCAAATGTACTCTCTTTTACTGCGTGATTACTCCCTGAAATCAACGGGGAGTTTTTATATAGTATTGGAAAATTGAAGTGTTTTCTCTGCAACAATAAAAGTCCCTCACCTTTATCTGTCACCTTGGTAACGGCTATGATCATCACAGGAACCCCGACAGCAGAGGCGAGGATCCAGATGCACACGTTAATAAGCTTGGCTTTGGCGGGTGTACGGAAGTCCAGGGCCCTCACCGGATGACACACGGCGATGTAGCGGTCCACACTCATCATGGTGAGCGTGAAGATGCTGGTGAACATGTTGTAGTAGTCTATGGCGATGACCACCTTGCACAGCAGCTCCCCAAAGGGCCACGTCCTCATCAGGTATTTGGCGCTCTGGAAGGGGAGGGTGCTGGTGGCGAGAGCGTCCGCGAGGGCCAGGTTGAAGATGTAGATGTTGGTAGCGGTCTTCATCTTGGTGTACCTGATTGGTTGGGAGGAAAAGGACTGAGCTGTTTTCATTTCTAGTGTCTCACAGTCAGTGGCAGTTCTTGATAGTTGGGGGTTACGGATTTATTTCATGGTCAGCTGGCTGCTGTGATGATGATTTCTTGAGTAATTGACGAAGAAAAAAccaatttattatttaatcaaatCCGAGTCCTCCCCCCGAGACCAATTATCCACTATTTCCTTCTGAAAGATGTTGTAATAAAAGAGCTTCTTAGATGCATAATGTTTTAACGGCACTTTACTAAATGCATTACAGCTTCTGTGATCTTCCTTTTTGTGAGCGGTTTTGTCTGAATGCCAGCGGAACAGCTGTCGGGCTCAACGTGAACCCACTGTAAGATACacacatttgatttaattagaGCAAAGGGCAGTGAAAGTTTGAGGGAAGACCttatattttcctcttaatCTAATAGATGCTTGCACACCATGCAGGCTTCTAACTCGGAATGTAATTGCTTCGCGACAGGCAGAGTGAGCACAGCGTCTCTTATTTGACTATAGTGAAATCAATTTCGATTGGATTTCTGCAGCAGCTTGGTGAGATGTTAAGGTGACAGTGGAGGTCCAACCATCGTCTCACTGCGTTGTACTTTAAGCTGCATCATTCACCATCGAATTGACAAGCAATTTCTTAACACGCGGAGAgcgggaggggaggggagggtttAATACGCTGCCTGTTATTAACAAGACAAATGCATGGGCCTGAGTTTACTGTATGATTCCTGACAGGTGTGATTAATAAGATCATTTAAATGCCAAAAACTGTGCGTGTGgtctttgtggtttttgttacctcttaaggacctttCATTGTGTAAATACtgacattgtcaggaccagtcgtcctccgCAGTCagacctaatgaggcagaacctctcAGGCTCTCGTTAAGGTTAGATGCGTTAGGGTTAGAGGGCAGATGTGACTTGTGTTTAAGTAACAGTACtcaggcattaactggttatggtttgaTTAGGCTGGACAAAGGATTGGGAGtctctgagagtgtgtgtgcgtgtgtgtgttcttgtatagGTATATCTGTGAGGATCAAAAACGTATGAACctaagggagtgaggacattttgggaaagtgaggacattttggttggtcctcacattctgtttCCACTTAAAAGAGCCTTTTTGAGGGTTATTACTttgttttagggttaaggttagaattgaattgaggtttaggttaggttaagaCTAAGGGTTATGCACTTACTTTTGATGGTTAAGGGGTTAGGgagtgcattatgtctatgagtgtcctcagtatGAATGCTGTGTGGTGAATGGCTCTCAGATGTAAAGGAACTGTGGCCGACAGGACAATCAAAATGGATCATGGGTCattatttttgtgaattatCAGCATCTTTTTCGATTGCTTTGTTTGACAGATTTTTAAACATATATTGAAGATGATGTAAAAAATGTCTCTGGGTCTGATTATTTCGCTGATGATCTGCAggatattttacattaaaaaacaaaaacaaaaacccgtCCAGTGTTATTTATTGTTCTGTTTCTAATTTGTTTGCGGttctttgtttactgtgtgcATTTCTTACCTGACCACTCCATACATGACAAGCACGTTTCCCAGCAGTCCCACCACACAGATGAGGGAGTAGAGAGCCGTGATACAAACGGCGAGGATCAGACTTGTCGTGTCTCTGGCTGCGTCTGCGCCGGTGTCGTTGCCTTGTGAAGAAAGCGGGAGCAGATCCTCAGAAAACGTGACATTAATAGGAGTTAAGGAGACGGAGTGACCAAGCTCCTGCACGTCACGCAGCTCGTCGGGAACAAGAGTGGAGAACTCCATAGTCCAAAGATTCTGCGGGGTTTTATGTGGAGTCGAAGATTTCCAGTGAAGGTGCACAAGGGCGCACGGAATTTGGACCGCGAATTAATGGTGAAGACACCACActggattctctctctctctctctctctcgctctctctctctctctccctctccctctctccgcGCGCGCTGCGCCCTCCCTTCGGCTAAAGCGCAGTGGCGCACACACAAAGAAGGATAACATTGTTTCCTGCACTCTTCTCTGCCGAGAGGGAAACCACTTGTCATTGTGGTTTAATTAAACCCAGCAGAGTGTGATGCTTCACCACAtcgccctttttttttttttggtattctTGTTTCTGACTGTTTGCCTCTTTGCTCCACCTGTACCAGCCAGCAAGTCATTAATGTCAGTCAAAGCCAGTCCAGCAATCTTTCAATATTTGATTGTATTTTCACAGCTCAATTAGTCTCCACAGAGTCATATTCCTCTAGTTACAGACCGCCCctgtgcttcttcttctgcactcCGTGGCCTACAGCTGCTGGAAGCAGAGCTTCATTAGGGGAGATGCCTGACTGTTAGCAGGAAATTACAGGAGTGATGCACTTATGTGGGAGTAGCAACGctaatcactcactcactcactcactcactccctccatGACCATCatggctggagccaatcccagctgatgtaaactctggacaggtcaccaatGTAGAGACAGACAGCCATTCACACCTACGCTCAATAACTCAGTCACCAAGCTGCATGCaagctccacacagaaacacccTGGCCTTGGTTGAGCCGGGATTcgaaccggtgaccttcttgctgtgaggcatttgtgtgtatttgtactgtatatacaaatattaaaaaaaaaaaaaagaatatacagtgcttaacaaatttattagaccacctgttaaaaaaactttcaaaaactcgtttaaaactaaaaatgttttttttttttaattatttagcaaataacaaactgaatgaaCCTTTAATACCCATatttgagccggctcactgggcttctctgagaagtcaggaATTCAATCAATCGAGcacaacattcaaccactaaaagaAAGTTTTTAGcactaaaaatataattttggttaTATGaacttctacatactggtgtattaaccattacagaaacatgaacaataatttaatttagggcagctgtggcataaaccatatatacatatatatatacatatatatatatatatatatatatatatatactatctAAGATACTATCTAACATCCTTGCTTCCTATATCATCCAACCTATAGATCATTCAGAAGTCGGGTCAGGTAGGAAGTATCACATGACTTGGTTTGATCAGTCATCCTGATCTGAAATCATTAAAGCTGCCAGTGGTGCAGGCAGCGGTTAGTTTGTTAGGGGGGTGATTTATTAATCACAGTTATTATCAATAAATCCACAAGTACActataaatcataaaaaaataaataaatatgaaggcCAGTGTTTTTATACGACGATGTTGTTTGTTATGgtattacaaaataatatttttaaaacatgaaaagagtagaaatcaaatttaaatgaatgataatgTAAAACGCTCGTGAAAACATGTGTGAGAGTATCGCATCACTTCATCtaataaaacataatgtttACTCGTAAACAGCATAAGTGATTTACTCTGGTGCAGATGAGTTAACATTAAAGCATTTTTTACAACTTGGTGTCACTCCTGCCCCCTTTAAAGGGGGTGAAACGGTTCTGATAGCTCGTTGCAGTTGTCACATTTGTGGATCTTGAAGTGAAGCCTACACTCTGTCCACATCACCCTTTATATTTGCTGCCTGGGTAATTGTGTTGGTATCAATTACACGTGCATGAGCAAACACATTGATGCAGGCACACAGGCACCTTCATCTgagatgtgtgtttgtcctgtggGACAACACGTAATCAGTGCTGCTCATGTTTAGCCATAAGACACCACATTCCAGATTGATTCTTTACCGCTCATCCCTGGATCAAAGAGTTTCACTATTACCATATACAACACtgcctgggtttttttttagttttccttCATGAAAACTCCTGATTACACAGGTGTTTCACTTCACAGCAGGTGTacccatttaaaaatgtcatcaaagcacaaatttatcttttttttccccatagcCCATTACCTTGAATACCAGGAACAACACACAGCTGCATGTGATCGTGTGCATCTGCTGTAACTGGCGCGTGCATATACTCATCCCCAGCATGTTTAAGAGCATTTCTCAGGGGTTAGTGCTTATTTGAATGCAGGCATATTGAAATCCTCTTGTGGCCGTGTCTGTAGTGTTTCCCCACTGCCTTCGTGCGCTCTGCAAAGTGACCTTTACGGACTTAACCCTTACCACCAGCATCATCGCCGCACAAAGCAGGGATGGTGAGAATAATAGAGCCAGCTCGCTGAACAAAAGCTCTGAAGCCTGCCTCTACTTTTCCTCCCAAAAGACAGATTATGTGCATCCCTCTAACTGATGAAAAGCAGTAATTAAAATTATTTGGCTCATTTGGGGAGTTTAGCAAGCTCATTTCACCTTCACTGGCTCGAGGGTTATTTGTCATATGTGGCTCCTGTTTGGATTACTGGCCATTTCTGAAAGGTTTTTCAACATAATGTTCATTTGTCTACCGAGCAACAGTGGCACCAGCAGAATATGGATTGTTTTTCTGGCTCACTGCCTGAGTACAGACTGAAATAGTTCAATTaggggctgcaatgattatatTTCAGttagtttttttcaataattaaaacaaactttttgattgttcaacttcttaaatgtgaatatttgtctCTGCTCCATATGAggaagaaatcattcaaactgtatcattttggtttgcggacaaaacagcacatttgaGAACAGATGATGCCTTTGAGCTTTCCCTCAGGAGCTGCCGCAGCACAAATCTaatttatacaaatatataaacatatgcATGATGTTCCACACAGACTTGTATATTTTACAGATTCGTGGAGCACAGTCATCTTTggtttattcaattcaattccattttatttatatagccccaATCCACAACATACATTACAATCTTATAAAGcgaagagaaacacaacagttcacactaTGAGCCAAATACAAATGCTGCTGGTTACTTTATGTTTATTGGtatttgaaaatatttgaacatgGTCAACATTACATCGTCTAAACATCCACATGTCAGCATTGTCATTACTTGCTGCTGTCTGCTATTTCATTATGAAAACCTTccatatgtgtgtctgtgggtctgAAGagcaaacatgaaaacaaaaggaacTGGCCCACCAGCATCAGAATCTGGCCCggcagattatttaaaaaaaatgtgattttaaattatttgcttatcttcaggaaaaaaataaaatttcatATCGAGTtcagtgcttttattgtgaaaaaatatgaactggtTCAAATCgattctgttgctagaattaacagttaaactaaactaaatgtttgattttaaatatgaaaatgaaaacactgctgttgtcattgACAACAATGTCCATAAAATAACTACTTGCatatgttaggctcaaagaagaagcagtaattcttaaaattgaaatgataatGACAGTAAATAACAGTACGAGTAtgtatctcacacacatttgtcttcgtaacaagctggtgattaaagacaacgtccacattattgttagtttaaggcagcaaacgagggtttttgtttgtgactgaagacgttttaaggCACTTTTGTCTGATGAAGATACCATGCTTTGCcaaaatattcaattgcttccaaataataatataatttaccTGCTGATCCCTGCTGTACAGCAGTGAGtaccaaagactgggtcggtaCCTAATGATGTGTCATGagagattttgtttttggtCCCCAAGCAAATTTACATAAAAACCTTTAGTTaagattcatgtgttcattcatgcATAAAATGGAGTTTAATTAATGTACCAAAGATCTCTTGGAGATGGCTGTACATTATATGCACAACTTTACTCTTGTCATGACCATGGTTATAATAgctttggatttttcattagttctgtttttaaaatgagttcgATTTAATTCTTTTTAAGAGCgcgtttgctagtttttattcggttttatttgttgtaaatgCTCAGTTTTCGTATagtatttattagttttagcgttagttttatttgtttgtaatatggagtatttgccaggggCAAATAGGCGATAATAAGTATTGTGccggcagagaaaaaataaacacacttcatatgaacccaagaggattatgtatgaaattaatTCCCAAAGACGAAAACcaagcacattttcactacagTATTAGTtcgttttataaacacacaattcagtttgttagatatctttctttttttaacaattaaaatgttatttcattttagtTGTCATCATCTCGTTAGTTTTTGTTCACGACAATAACCTTGGTCCTGACtttgtttgggaaacactgcagtaGAGGATACACACCACAGAAAGTAAATTAGCTACAATCATATTAAGTTTTAATATCTGTCACAGATGTGTGACACCTGCTTCTGGAGCGGAGCTTATACAAGATtacattagacacacacacacacacacactgaacagaaCTAAAAATACCAGAGTGCAGAGTATAGGTCGTCCCTGTAATGGCAGCAGGCAGTGTGTAATGTATATGATGAGCCATATGTTTAGTTGGACACAAATGTGAGCTGTGTCGGTAATGCGCCGTAAAAGAGTGAGAAATGTGTCTGGACATGGTGTGGCCGACACTTACAAAACGCAGCCGTTGCTGTTGCTACGTTTATGTTTTTTCTGTTCTCCCCTCAGGGGGAAAACCATGATTTATCTGTAAAGGCCAGGCATGATTACTCGCATCACTCTTCTGCCCAATGAAAACCTTGGGAAGCATTACGCTGCCTCTCTAAACCCATCACATTTATGGCCGGAATTCAGTTTTCAAGTGGGTTTGATGTTTGGGTTTTGCATTAAGAGGGAGTGATGAAGAGGACGCATGCTTCATTTCCTAATAACACTACATTAGATAAGAAGATTTTGCTGATGATTGATTCAACCTCAATAAATCCACTGTATTATCTTGATGGGTTGTTGTATATTGTACATTCCACTTGCAGCCATCATGGATTTCATATGTTGCCAGCTTTATGGCTGCAAGTGTTTCATATCTGCTGTCCAGTTGCAATATCTCGTATATTTCACCAGTTCTGATATAAACTATTTTTTAACGTACAAAAGGTCagagaaaaggaaataaatacagTGTTGTATCCTGACATTTCATTTTCCCTGCTGCAGGTGTCGTTCTGCGCAGACAGGAGAGAAATCACATGGAAACACATCTGCTGAGGCTTAGCACAGTTTTAATGCCGGAGTGTGGAACTGTTATATTGGAGCCTTTGCCAAACAAATGAATGTTAACCAGTGCTGATTAACATAAATCCTGTGCTGCAATGTGTTTCATGTCAACCAGCAAATGACTGGTTTGCCAAATCTGAATAAAAGATAATTAATTGTATTCAAAATAATGGGCTACTGTGTTAGAACTGATGATGGAATTTCTGTGTTTGGTCATGTTTGTGTCATTACTCTCGCCGCCAAATCAAGAGACACTGATTCCACACAGCGTGCTCAGGTTACCTGTTGTTGTTATCAAAGACAAAGGACAGATGAGCTTCTGCTCACAGGCATGTTGTCAATCCCATATCTAGCTACAGTATACTCAGGCTGACCTGTTGGACTTTCAAGTGTGAACTCCCGTTATCTGCCGACTGGGGAATAGGCGAGAACTTTTTTTCTATAAATACACTGATACTGAGGCCTGAAGGACACTGAACAGACGCTGAAGCCACTGTGACACCAAGGAACTGCAGGCTTACAGTACATCTGCTGATCTTACAGCCTACAGTAGCTAGGTTATTGCATTGTTGCCCCTGGTTTTCTGTGCAGTAAGCCTCAAGGGACATGAGTCATAATTATTAAC
The sequence above is a segment of the Solea solea chromosome 13, fSolSol10.1, whole genome shotgun sequence genome. Coding sequences within it:
- the oprd1b gene encoding opioid receptor, delta 1b: MEFSTLVPDELRDVQELGHSVSLTPINVTFSEDLLPLSSQGNDTGADAARDTTSLILAVCITALYSLICVVGLLGNVLVMYGVVRYTKMKTATNIYIFNLALADALATSTLPFQSAKYLMRTWPFGELLCKVVIAIDYYNMFTSIFTLTMMSVDRYIAVCHPVRALDFRTPAKAKLINVCIWILASAVGVPVMIIAVTKVTDKGTTACTLTFPKPEWYWDTLMKICVFIVAFVVPVLVITICYGLMILRLKSVRLLSGSKEKDRNMRRITRMVLVVVAAFIVCWTPIHIFIIVKTMVDIDHKDLLVMATWHLCIALGYTNSSLNPVLYAFLDENFKRCFRDFCLPYRSRLEQNSFSRARNSTREPASVCAPVGTEGPPA